A region from the Medicago truncatula cultivar Jemalong A17 chromosome 6, MtrunA17r5.0-ANR, whole genome shotgun sequence genome encodes:
- the LOC11424795 gene encoding uncharacterized protein isoform X2, with protein sequence MKISKKKFLTARKTEIVITCVSHLVFQSALVIRDSQFGFLGALSCNIGHATPLEAEFCACMIAIEKAMELGLNNICLETDSLKVVNAFHKIVGIPWQMRVRWHNCIRFCHSIACVCVHIPREGNLVADALARHGQGLSLFFLQWWPAPPSFIQSFLAQDRYGMSSSRLNIR encoded by the exons ATGAAGATTTCG aaaaagaaatttttgactGCAAGAAAGACGGAGATTGTGATCACATGTGTGTCACACCTGGTATTCCAAAGTGCACTGG TAATCAGAGATTCTCAGTTTGGGTTTTTGGGGGCTCTTTCCTGCAACATTGGTCATGCCACTCCTCTAgaagctgaattttgtgcctgcATGATTGCTATTGAAAAAGCTATGGAGTTGGGccttaataatatttgtttggaAACTGATTCTCTTAAAGTGGTTAATGCTTTTCACAAGATTGTGGGTATTCCTTGGCAAATGAGAGTTAGATGGCATAATTGTATCAGGTTTTGTCATAGCATTGCTTGTGTTTGTGTGCATATACCTAGGGAAGGTAACTTGGTTGCAGATGCTTTGGCTAGACATGGTCAAGGGCTTTCTCTGTTCTTCTTACAATGGTGGCCAGCTCCTCCTTCTTTCATTCAATCTTTCCTTGCTCAGGATAGATATGGGATGTCTTCCTCTAGATTGAATATAAGATGA
- the LOC11424795 gene encoding uncharacterized protein isoform X1, producing MNFLTVTKTEIVITSSASQPMKISKKKFLTARKTEIVITCVSHLVFQSALVIRDSQFGFLGALSCNIGHATPLEAEFCACMIAIEKAMELGLNNICLETDSLKVVNAFHKIVGIPWQMRVRWHNCIRFCHSIACVCVHIPREGNLVADALARHGQGLSLFFLQWWPAPPSFIQSFLAQDRYGMSSSRLNIR from the exons CCTATGAAGATTTCG aaaaagaaatttttgactGCAAGAAAGACGGAGATTGTGATCACATGTGTGTCACACCTGGTATTCCAAAGTGCACTGG TAATCAGAGATTCTCAGTTTGGGTTTTTGGGGGCTCTTTCCTGCAACATTGGTCATGCCACTCCTCTAgaagctgaattttgtgcctgcATGATTGCTATTGAAAAAGCTATGGAGTTGGGccttaataatatttgtttggaAACTGATTCTCTTAAAGTGGTTAATGCTTTTCACAAGATTGTGGGTATTCCTTGGCAAATGAGAGTTAGATGGCATAATTGTATCAGGTTTTGTCATAGCATTGCTTGTGTTTGTGTGCATATACCTAGGGAAGGTAACTTGGTTGCAGATGCTTTGGCTAGACATGGTCAAGGGCTTTCTCTGTTCTTCTTACAATGGTGGCCAGCTCCTCCTTCTTTCATTCAATCTTTCCTTGCTCAGGATAGATATGGGATGTCTTCCTCTAGATTGAATATAAGATGA